A window of Enoplosus armatus isolate fEnoArm2 chromosome 3, fEnoArm2.hap1, whole genome shotgun sequence contains these coding sequences:
- the zhx3a gene encoding zinc fingers and homeoboxes protein 3 codes for MASKRKSTVPCMIPSKSKHVREEIILGSLPELLPTIPEDSILSISGEESGHFSHSSSKSESGVEMQKGGTYSCPKCRFESRDLNYFLDHMHNCHLDFRAQPTFYCLNCGVSVVRFEALALHNAKAHPKIMEGLVTASLTVNTRDGVTTVEQSLFTDSGEDYRESGISLTRTPIAKMMKAKGEHKKIVVSHTVEVRKIDTGKDVDPNMLTNVPELQNGALSVSSAPAMPRNTVTHLITTTVSNQVFHQHTPSLYSPPSSDSNKDLPKVMIPLSSIPTYDAAMDTSSFLKTSFGKFPYPTKAELCYLTVVSEFPEEQIKLWFTAQRLKQGISWSPEEIEEARRKMFNTVFQGGAPQKQPTTQRHVNHIVTHHTVTAHPGSKGPNFQMAKVPYGSMKTRPVGVMATQASMSTNPHVTRVSYSTPIVPPKFPSTVRTTKVLTKNTQPTVEPDKSNGLGLDMAGSSGCVSSTSSSRSSSSSSSCSSSSSISSYSSSSNGGETVTRKPVHNSSLTNSINSINSIATCSTNISNNDEHCAADTNGKPNVKSNSLPIGLEGSNSTKSQVIIDNTSKSNITCNNHNSGIISPQEQAHTAKPNDECNNYIHKTNNGSISNEHPSTTCNDSVPNLNHASKSPTESTSTTVITKSNSSILDEGKGNFPIKGMSILQQLIKEEDPFARDRSCPELKVDPMKINFKRLKMNEPETTSEIGHQEHKCEIAEVSASQPSFSPPRGNKTPQQLHILRQVFSNTRWPSSQQYEDLSVQTGLPKSEVVRWFSDSRYSHKNGQLKWLESYQRPPTDSEEARGRGAESPKDSPVAKKKLVEQDMNKHLEGEAGLNSGQRVVWQDSYSPLLGLMGSEESGERGRAEDSAQMGVLQDPWSERAEDHQQPVASQSLIEQQTDANQARDRLRMELLEV; via the exons ATGGCCAGCAAGAGGAAATCCACTGTACCCTGCATGATACCATCCAAATCCAAACATGTGCGTGAGGAAATCATACTGGGCTCACTACCAGAACTCCTACCAACAATCCCAGAAGATAGCATACTCAGCATCTCTGGAGAAGAGTCTGGCCATTTCTCTCACAGCTCCTCCAAATCCGAAAGTGGCGTAGAGATGCAGAAAGGAGGTACATACAGCTGTCCAAAGTGCCGTTTTGAGTCCAGAGATCTAAACTACTTTTTGGATCACATGCACAACTGCCACTTAGACTTCAGGGCCCAGCCCACCTTCTACTGCCTGAACTGTGGGGTGTCAGTCGTCCGCTTTGAGGCTCTGGCTCTGCATAACGCTAAAGCCCACCCTAAGATAATGGAGGGCTTGGTTACTGCCTCCCTAACTGTCAACACGAGGGATGGAGTAACAACAGTGGAGCAAAGCCTCTTCACAGACAGCGGAGAAGACTACAGAGAATCTGGGATCTCCCTCACCAGAACGCCGATTGCAAAGATGATGAAAGCCAAGGGGGAACACAAGAAGATTGTGGTTTCTCACACCGTGGAGGTAAGGAAGATAGACACTGGAAAGGATGTAGACCCCAACATGCTGACAAATGTGCCTGAACTCCAAAACGGGGCTCTCAGTGTTTCTAGCGCCCCAGCTATGCCGAGGAATACTGTCACTCATTTGATTACGACGACAGTGTCCAACCAAGTCTTTCACCAGCACACTCCCTCCCTTtactctcccccctcctctgatTCCAATAAAGACCTTCCAAAGGTGATGATCCCTCTCAGCAGCATCCCCACTTACGATGCTGCCATGGACACCAGCAGCTTTCTCAAGACATCCTTTGGCAAGTTCCCCTACCCGACCAAAGCTGAACTCTGCTACCTAACGGTGGTCTCAGAGTTCCCCGAAGAGCAGATCAAACTGTGGTTTACTGCCCAAAGGCTCAAGCAGGGCATAAGCTGGTCTCCTGAAGAGATCGAAGAGGCCAGGAGGAAGATGTTCAACACCGTGTTCCAGGGCGGAGCACCTCAAAAGCAACCCACTACACAACGGCATGTCAATCACATTGTAACCCACCACACTGTCACTGCCCATCCAGGCTCAAAAGGACCAAACTTTCAGATGGCCAAAGTTCCCTACGGCAGTATGAAAACCAGGCCCGTCGGAGTCATGGCCACACAGGCAAGCATGTCAACCAACCCCCATGTCACTAGGGTCTCGTATTCTACTCCAATTGTCCCCCCAAAGTTTCCATCCACAGTCAGAACAACTAAGGTACTGACCAAGAATACTCAACCCACTGTGGAGCCAGACAAGAGCAATGGCCTTGGCCTGGACATGGCTGGAAGCAGCGGTTGTGTCAGTAGCACCAGCAGCAGTCgaagcagcagtagcagcagtagttgcagtagtagcagcagcatcagcagctaTTCCAGCAGTAGTAATGGTGGTGAGACAGTCACCAGGAAACCGGTGCACAACAGCAGCCTGAccaacagcatcaacagcatcaacagcatCGCCACTTGCTCTACCAACATTAGCAATAATGATGAGCACTGTGCTGCTGACACCAACGGGAAACCAAATGTCAAAAGTAACAGTTTGCCAATCGGATTGGAAGGTTCAAACAGTACAAAGAGTCAAGTGATCATCGATAACACCAGCAAATCCAACATCACCTGTAACAATCATAACAGCGGCATCATCAGTCCACAAGAGCAGGCCCACACTGCGAAGCCCAACGACGAATGCAACAACTACATCCACAAGACCAACAACGGCAGTATTAGCAATGAACACCCCAGTACTACCTGTAATGACAGTGTCCCTAACCTGAACCATGCCAGCAAATCCCCAACTGAAAGCACCAGCACTACTGTCATTACAAAAAGCAACTCATCCATTTTAGATGAGGGTAAAGGCAACTTTCCCATAAAAGGCATGTCAATCTTACAGCAACTCATTAAAGAGGAGGACCCATTTGCCAGGGACAGAAGCTGCCCAGAGCTGAAGGTTGACCCCATGAAGATCAACTTCAAGAGGCTGAAGATGAATGAACCAGAGACTACATCTGAGATTGGACATCAAGAACATAAGTGTGAAATAGCCGAGGTGTCTGCTTCTCAGCCATCTTTCTCGCCACCCAGAGGCAACAAGACCCCCCAGCAGCTGCACATCCTCCGACAGGTTTTCTCCAACACCCGCTGGCCCAGCAGTCAGCAGTACGAGGACTTGAGTGTCCAGACAGGCCTTCCCAAGTCAGAGGTGGTGCGCTGGTTCAGCGACAGCCGGTACAGCCACAAGAACGGGCAGCTGAAGTGGCTGGAGTCCTATCAACGACCGCCCACAGATTCAGAGGAAGCGAGGGGCCGTGGAGCCGAGTCACCAAAGGACTCACCAGTGGCCAAAAAGAAACTTGTTGAGCAAGACATGAACAAGCACCTTGAAGGAGAAGCAGGACTGAACTCAGGGCAGCGGGTTGTGTGGCAGGATTCATACTCACCGCTGCTGGGTCTGATGGGGTCCGAGGAGAGCGGCGAGCGGGGCCGAGCTGAGGACTCAGCGCAGATGGGAGTCCTGCAGGATCCCTGGTCAGAGAGGGCAGAGGACCACCAGCAGCCAGTGGCCAGTCAGTCACTCATTGAACAACAGACTGATGCCAATCAGGCCAG GGATCGACTGAggatggagctgctggaggtgtgA
- the top1a gene encoding DNA topoisomerase I, like isoform X2 produces the protein MSGDHSHSEDQIDGGSRFNDSHKHKDKYKEKEHKHKDHKKDKEREKSKHGNSDHKDFSDKKHRDKEKEKMKHKDGSADKYKDKHKEKRKEDKMKSLDGKIKKEKENGFASPPHVKVEAEDAFYHSPKHEKSLKRERDDDNDSEFKSKKIKIENDKKAKKRKPDEDIKAKKTKNKKGEVAAGKKKAKKEPEEKWKWWEEERYTDGVKWKFLEHKGPVFAPPYEPLPSNVKFYYDGKHMKLSPEAEEVATFFAKMLDHEYTTKDIFRKNFFKDWRKEMTSEEKAKLTDLKKCNFTEMSEYFKAQSEARKAMTKEEKLKIKEENERILQEYGFCIMDNHRERIANFRIEPPGLFRGRGDHPKMGMLKRRIRPQDIIINCSKDSKHPVPPPGTKWKEVRHDNKVTWLVSWTENIQGSIKYIMLNPSSRIKGEKDWQKYETARRLKKCVDRIRNQYREDWKSKEMRIRQRAVALYFIDKLALRAGNEKEEGETADTVGCCSLRVEHIKLYPENDGQEFVVEFDFLGKDSIRYYNKVPVEKRVFKNLQLFMENKEPDDDLFDRLNTSVLNKHLQELMDGLTAKVFRTYNASITLQQQLKVLTSAEENIPAKILSYNRANRAVAILCNHQRAPPKTFEKSMQNLQAKIDAKRDQLSDAKRELKSSKADAKVRRDEKSKKTVETKKKAVQRIEEQLMKLEVQATDREENKQIALGTSKLNYLDPRISVAWCKKWGIPVEKIYNKTQREKFAWAIDMADDDFEF, from the exons ATGAGTGGGGACCATTCCCACAGCGAGGACCAG ATTGACGGTGGCTCCCGTTTCAATG ACTCCCACAAGCATAAAGACAAGTATAAAGAGAAGGAACACAAACATAAGGACCACAAGAAAGATAAGGAACGGGAGAAATCAAAGCATGGCAACAG CGATCACAAGGACTTCTCcgacaaaaaacacagagacaaggagaaggaaaagatgAAGCACAAAGATGGCAGTGCAGACAAATACAAGGACAAGCacaaggagaagaggaaggaggataAG ATGAAGTCCCTTGATGGtaaaatcaaaaaggaaaaagagaatgGCTTTGCCAG tcCTCCACATGTGAAGGTTGAGGCTGAGGATGCTTTTTACCACTCTCCTAAACATGAGaagtctctaaaaagggaacgtgatgatgataatga ctctgAATTCAAGTCCAAGAAAATAAAGATTGAAAATGACAAGAAGGCCAAGAAAAGGAAACCAGATGAG GACATTAAggctaaaaagacaaaaaacaaaaaaggagaagTCGCtgctggaaaaaagaaagcaaagaaagagcCAGAGGAGAAGTGGAAATG GTGGGAAGAAGAGAGATATACAGACGGTGTCAAATGGAAATTTCTGGAACACAAAGGGCCTGTGTTTGCACCACCATACGAGCCTCTTCCTAGCAATGTCAAATTTTACTATGATG gTAAGCACATGAAGCTCAGCCCAGAGGCAGAAGAGGTGGCCACATTCTTTGCCAAAATGCTGGACCATGAGTACACCACAAAGGATATCTTCCGCAAAAACTTCTTCAAAGATTGGCGCAAG GAAATGACTTCAGAGGAAAAGGCTAAGCTCACAGACCTGAAGAAGTGCAACTTTACTGAGATGAGCGAATACTTCAAAGCACAGTCTGAAGCCAGGAAGGCCATgacaaaggaggagaaactg AAAATAAAGGAGGAGAATGAGCGCATCCTGCAGGAGTACGGCTTCTGCATCATGGACAACCACAGGGAGCGTATTGCTAACTTCCGCATCGAGCCCCCAGGCCTGTTTCGCGGTCGTGGAGACCATCCTAAGATGGGCATGCTCAAACGTCGCATCAGGCCTCaagacatcatcatcaactgCAGCAA GGACTCCAAGCACCCTGTGCCTCCTCCAGGCACTAAGTGGAAAGAGGTTCGTCATGACAACAAGGTGACTTGGCTGGTGTCGTGGACGGAGAACATTCAAGGCTCCATCAAGTACATCATGCTGAACCCCAGCTCTAGGATCAAG ggagagaaggaTTGGCAGAAGTATGAAACGGCTCGTAGACTGAAGAAATGTGTGGACCGTATCAGAAACCAGTACCGTGAAGACTGGAAGTCTAAGGAAATGAGGATCAGACAGAGGGCTGTGGCACTCTATTTCATCGACAAG CTGGCTCTGAGAGCGGGTaatgagaaggaggaaggagagactgCAGACACCGTTGGTTGCTGCTCGCTGAGAGTTGAACACATCAAACTCTATCCAGAGAATGATGGGCAAGAGTTTGTGGTGGAGTTTGACTTCCTGGGTAAAGACTCCATCCGCTACTACAACAAAGTCCCAGTGGAGAAAAGG GTATTTAAGAACCTTCAGTTGTTTATGGAGAACAAGGAGCCTGATGATGACCTGTTTGATCGGCTGAAT ACTTCTGTTCTGAACAAACACCTTCAGGAGCTGATGGATGGTCTGACAGCCAAAGTTTTCCGTACCTACAACGCCTCAATCACCCTGCAACAGCAGTTGAAGGTGCTCACAAGCG CGGAGGAGAACATTCCAGCCAAGATCTTGTCCTACAACAGGGCCAACAGGGCTGTGGCCATCCTGTGTAACCATCAGAGGGCTCCACCCAAGACCTTTGAGAAGTCCATGCAGAACCTGCAGGCCAAG ATTGATGCTAAAAGGGACCAGCTTTCTGATGCCAAGAGAGAACTGAAGAGCTCCAAGGCTGATGCCAAAGTACGGAGAGATGAAAAATCCAAAAA GACTGTGGAGACCAAGAAGAAGGCGGTTCAGAGGATAGAGGAGCAACTTATGAAGCTGGAGGTGCAGGCGACTGATCGTGAAGAGAACAAGCAGATTGCTCTTGGCACTTCCAAGCTTAACTATCTGGACCCTCGCATCTCAGTGGCTTG GTGTAAGAAGTGGGGCATTCCTGTGGAGAAGATCTACAACAAAACCCAGCGTGAGAAGTTTGCCTGGGCCATCGACATGGCAGACGACGACTTTGAATTTTAA
- the top1a gene encoding DNA topoisomerase I, like isoform X3 yields the protein MSGDHSHSEDQIDGGSRFNDSHKHKDKYKEKEHKHKDHKKDKEREKSKHGNSDHKDFSDKKHRDKEKEKMKHKDGSADKYKDKHKEKRKEDKSLDGKIKKEKENGFASPPHVKVEAEDAFYHSPKHEKSLKRERDDDNDSEFKSKKIKIENDKKAKKRKPDEDIKAKKTKNKKGEVAAGKKKAKKEPEEKWKWWEEERYTDGVKWKFLEHKGPVFAPPYEPLPSNVKFYYDGKHMKLSPEAEEVATFFAKMLDHEYTTKDIFRKNFFKDWRKEMTSEEKAKLTDLKKCNFTEMSEYFKAQSEARKAMTKEEKLKIKEENERILQEYGFCIMDNHRERIANFRIEPPGLFRGRGDHPKMGMLKRRIRPQDIIINCSKDSKHPVPPPGTKWKEVRHDNKVTWLVSWTENIQGSIKYIMLNPSSRIKGEKDWQKYETARRLKKCVDRIRNQYREDWKSKEMRIRQRAVALYFIDKLALRAGNEKEEGETADTVGCCSLRVEHIKLYPENDGQEFVVEFDFLGKDSIRYYNKVPVEKRVFKNLQLFMENKEPDDDLFDRLNTSVLNKHLQELMDGLTAKVFRTYNASITLQQQLKVLTSAEENIPAKILSYNRANRAVAILCNHQRAPPKTFEKSMQNLQAKIDAKRDQLSDAKRELKSSKADAKVRRDEKSKKTVETKKKAVQRIEEQLMKLEVQATDREENKQIALGTSKLNYLDPRISVAWCKKWGIPVEKIYNKTQREKFAWAIDMADDDFEF from the exons ATGAGTGGGGACCATTCCCACAGCGAGGACCAG ATTGACGGTGGCTCCCGTTTCAATG ACTCCCACAAGCATAAAGACAAGTATAAAGAGAAGGAACACAAACATAAGGACCACAAGAAAGATAAGGAACGGGAGAAATCAAAGCATGGCAACAG CGATCACAAGGACTTCTCcgacaaaaaacacagagacaaggagaaggaaaagatgAAGCACAAAGATGGCAGTGCAGACAAATACAAGGACAAGCacaaggagaagaggaaggaggataAG TCCCTTGATGGtaaaatcaaaaaggaaaaagagaatgGCTTTGCCAG tcCTCCACATGTGAAGGTTGAGGCTGAGGATGCTTTTTACCACTCTCCTAAACATGAGaagtctctaaaaagggaacgtgatgatgataatga ctctgAATTCAAGTCCAAGAAAATAAAGATTGAAAATGACAAGAAGGCCAAGAAAAGGAAACCAGATGAG GACATTAAggctaaaaagacaaaaaacaaaaaaggagaagTCGCtgctggaaaaaagaaagcaaagaaagagcCAGAGGAGAAGTGGAAATG GTGGGAAGAAGAGAGATATACAGACGGTGTCAAATGGAAATTTCTGGAACACAAAGGGCCTGTGTTTGCACCACCATACGAGCCTCTTCCTAGCAATGTCAAATTTTACTATGATG gTAAGCACATGAAGCTCAGCCCAGAGGCAGAAGAGGTGGCCACATTCTTTGCCAAAATGCTGGACCATGAGTACACCACAAAGGATATCTTCCGCAAAAACTTCTTCAAAGATTGGCGCAAG GAAATGACTTCAGAGGAAAAGGCTAAGCTCACAGACCTGAAGAAGTGCAACTTTACTGAGATGAGCGAATACTTCAAAGCACAGTCTGAAGCCAGGAAGGCCATgacaaaggaggagaaactg AAAATAAAGGAGGAGAATGAGCGCATCCTGCAGGAGTACGGCTTCTGCATCATGGACAACCACAGGGAGCGTATTGCTAACTTCCGCATCGAGCCCCCAGGCCTGTTTCGCGGTCGTGGAGACCATCCTAAGATGGGCATGCTCAAACGTCGCATCAGGCCTCaagacatcatcatcaactgCAGCAA GGACTCCAAGCACCCTGTGCCTCCTCCAGGCACTAAGTGGAAAGAGGTTCGTCATGACAACAAGGTGACTTGGCTGGTGTCGTGGACGGAGAACATTCAAGGCTCCATCAAGTACATCATGCTGAACCCCAGCTCTAGGATCAAG ggagagaaggaTTGGCAGAAGTATGAAACGGCTCGTAGACTGAAGAAATGTGTGGACCGTATCAGAAACCAGTACCGTGAAGACTGGAAGTCTAAGGAAATGAGGATCAGACAGAGGGCTGTGGCACTCTATTTCATCGACAAG CTGGCTCTGAGAGCGGGTaatgagaaggaggaaggagagactgCAGACACCGTTGGTTGCTGCTCGCTGAGAGTTGAACACATCAAACTCTATCCAGAGAATGATGGGCAAGAGTTTGTGGTGGAGTTTGACTTCCTGGGTAAAGACTCCATCCGCTACTACAACAAAGTCCCAGTGGAGAAAAGG GTATTTAAGAACCTTCAGTTGTTTATGGAGAACAAGGAGCCTGATGATGACCTGTTTGATCGGCTGAAT ACTTCTGTTCTGAACAAACACCTTCAGGAGCTGATGGATGGTCTGACAGCCAAAGTTTTCCGTACCTACAACGCCTCAATCACCCTGCAACAGCAGTTGAAGGTGCTCACAAGCG CGGAGGAGAACATTCCAGCCAAGATCTTGTCCTACAACAGGGCCAACAGGGCTGTGGCCATCCTGTGTAACCATCAGAGGGCTCCACCCAAGACCTTTGAGAAGTCCATGCAGAACCTGCAGGCCAAG ATTGATGCTAAAAGGGACCAGCTTTCTGATGCCAAGAGAGAACTGAAGAGCTCCAAGGCTGATGCCAAAGTACGGAGAGATGAAAAATCCAAAAA GACTGTGGAGACCAAGAAGAAGGCGGTTCAGAGGATAGAGGAGCAACTTATGAAGCTGGAGGTGCAGGCGACTGATCGTGAAGAGAACAAGCAGATTGCTCTTGGCACTTCCAAGCTTAACTATCTGGACCCTCGCATCTCAGTGGCTTG GTGTAAGAAGTGGGGCATTCCTGTGGAGAAGATCTACAACAAAACCCAGCGTGAGAAGTTTGCCTGGGCCATCGACATGGCAGACGACGACTTTGAATTTTAA
- the top1a gene encoding DNA topoisomerase I, like isoform X1 has product MSGDHSHSEDQIDGGSRFNGGYPVFFSDSHKHKDKYKEKEHKHKDHKKDKEREKSKHGNSDHKDFSDKKHRDKEKEKMKHKDGSADKYKDKHKEKRKEDKMKSLDGKIKKEKENGFASPPHVKVEAEDAFYHSPKHEKSLKRERDDDNDSEFKSKKIKIENDKKAKKRKPDEDIKAKKTKNKKGEVAAGKKKAKKEPEEKWKWWEEERYTDGVKWKFLEHKGPVFAPPYEPLPSNVKFYYDGKHMKLSPEAEEVATFFAKMLDHEYTTKDIFRKNFFKDWRKEMTSEEKAKLTDLKKCNFTEMSEYFKAQSEARKAMTKEEKLKIKEENERILQEYGFCIMDNHRERIANFRIEPPGLFRGRGDHPKMGMLKRRIRPQDIIINCSKDSKHPVPPPGTKWKEVRHDNKVTWLVSWTENIQGSIKYIMLNPSSRIKGEKDWQKYETARRLKKCVDRIRNQYREDWKSKEMRIRQRAVALYFIDKLALRAGNEKEEGETADTVGCCSLRVEHIKLYPENDGQEFVVEFDFLGKDSIRYYNKVPVEKRVFKNLQLFMENKEPDDDLFDRLNTSVLNKHLQELMDGLTAKVFRTYNASITLQQQLKVLTSAEENIPAKILSYNRANRAVAILCNHQRAPPKTFEKSMQNLQAKIDAKRDQLSDAKRELKSSKADAKVRRDEKSKKTVETKKKAVQRIEEQLMKLEVQATDREENKQIALGTSKLNYLDPRISVAWCKKWGIPVEKIYNKTQREKFAWAIDMADDDFEF; this is encoded by the exons ATGAGTGGGGACCATTCCCACAGCGAGGACCAG ATTGACGGTGGCTCCCGTTTCAATG GAGGTTACCCTGTTTTCTTCTCAGACTCCCACAAGCATAAAGACAAGTATAAAGAGAAGGAACACAAACATAAGGACCACAAGAAAGATAAGGAACGGGAGAAATCAAAGCATGGCAACAG CGATCACAAGGACTTCTCcgacaaaaaacacagagacaaggagaaggaaaagatgAAGCACAAAGATGGCAGTGCAGACAAATACAAGGACAAGCacaaggagaagaggaaggaggataAG ATGAAGTCCCTTGATGGtaaaatcaaaaaggaaaaagagaatgGCTTTGCCAG tcCTCCACATGTGAAGGTTGAGGCTGAGGATGCTTTTTACCACTCTCCTAAACATGAGaagtctctaaaaagggaacgtgatgatgataatga ctctgAATTCAAGTCCAAGAAAATAAAGATTGAAAATGACAAGAAGGCCAAGAAAAGGAAACCAGATGAG GACATTAAggctaaaaagacaaaaaacaaaaaaggagaagTCGCtgctggaaaaaagaaagcaaagaaagagcCAGAGGAGAAGTGGAAATG GTGGGAAGAAGAGAGATATACAGACGGTGTCAAATGGAAATTTCTGGAACACAAAGGGCCTGTGTTTGCACCACCATACGAGCCTCTTCCTAGCAATGTCAAATTTTACTATGATG gTAAGCACATGAAGCTCAGCCCAGAGGCAGAAGAGGTGGCCACATTCTTTGCCAAAATGCTGGACCATGAGTACACCACAAAGGATATCTTCCGCAAAAACTTCTTCAAAGATTGGCGCAAG GAAATGACTTCAGAGGAAAAGGCTAAGCTCACAGACCTGAAGAAGTGCAACTTTACTGAGATGAGCGAATACTTCAAAGCACAGTCTGAAGCCAGGAAGGCCATgacaaaggaggagaaactg AAAATAAAGGAGGAGAATGAGCGCATCCTGCAGGAGTACGGCTTCTGCATCATGGACAACCACAGGGAGCGTATTGCTAACTTCCGCATCGAGCCCCCAGGCCTGTTTCGCGGTCGTGGAGACCATCCTAAGATGGGCATGCTCAAACGTCGCATCAGGCCTCaagacatcatcatcaactgCAGCAA GGACTCCAAGCACCCTGTGCCTCCTCCAGGCACTAAGTGGAAAGAGGTTCGTCATGACAACAAGGTGACTTGGCTGGTGTCGTGGACGGAGAACATTCAAGGCTCCATCAAGTACATCATGCTGAACCCCAGCTCTAGGATCAAG ggagagaaggaTTGGCAGAAGTATGAAACGGCTCGTAGACTGAAGAAATGTGTGGACCGTATCAGAAACCAGTACCGTGAAGACTGGAAGTCTAAGGAAATGAGGATCAGACAGAGGGCTGTGGCACTCTATTTCATCGACAAG CTGGCTCTGAGAGCGGGTaatgagaaggaggaaggagagactgCAGACACCGTTGGTTGCTGCTCGCTGAGAGTTGAACACATCAAACTCTATCCAGAGAATGATGGGCAAGAGTTTGTGGTGGAGTTTGACTTCCTGGGTAAAGACTCCATCCGCTACTACAACAAAGTCCCAGTGGAGAAAAGG GTATTTAAGAACCTTCAGTTGTTTATGGAGAACAAGGAGCCTGATGATGACCTGTTTGATCGGCTGAAT ACTTCTGTTCTGAACAAACACCTTCAGGAGCTGATGGATGGTCTGACAGCCAAAGTTTTCCGTACCTACAACGCCTCAATCACCCTGCAACAGCAGTTGAAGGTGCTCACAAGCG CGGAGGAGAACATTCCAGCCAAGATCTTGTCCTACAACAGGGCCAACAGGGCTGTGGCCATCCTGTGTAACCATCAGAGGGCTCCACCCAAGACCTTTGAGAAGTCCATGCAGAACCTGCAGGCCAAG ATTGATGCTAAAAGGGACCAGCTTTCTGATGCCAAGAGAGAACTGAAGAGCTCCAAGGCTGATGCCAAAGTACGGAGAGATGAAAAATCCAAAAA GACTGTGGAGACCAAGAAGAAGGCGGTTCAGAGGATAGAGGAGCAACTTATGAAGCTGGAGGTGCAGGCGACTGATCGTGAAGAGAACAAGCAGATTGCTCTTGGCACTTCCAAGCTTAACTATCTGGACCCTCGCATCTCAGTGGCTTG GTGTAAGAAGTGGGGCATTCCTGTGGAGAAGATCTACAACAAAACCCAGCGTGAGAAGTTTGCCTGGGCCATCGACATGGCAGACGACGACTTTGAATTTTAA